Proteins from a genomic interval of Oceanispirochaeta crateris:
- a CDS encoding Gfo/Idh/MocA family protein codes for MNKSINTKMTTWAIIGAGDVAEIKSGPAFQKADRSELKAVMRRNPAKAEDFARRHGVPSWYSTVEDVLSREDINSIYIATPPSSHKDLAIRALEAGKDVYLEKPVCLTEAECREIQPVLESSGRKLVVAHYRRGLGAFLKVKELLDSGAIGTVQFVNIRVFQKEESEIMTVTEDHWRVNPEVSGGGLFHDIGPHQIDLMLYYFGEVREVRGYSTNRSAKNPADDFVAAHILFDSGIPLEGLWSFCIDDMNQGSDLCEIYGSEGVIRFSFFGDKVSLVRGSDEHIFSFDNPVNIQQPMIQKTVDYFQGLGPNPCSLEEGMKCMAILDAVTS; via the coding sequence ATGAACAAAAGCATTAATACCAAAATGACAACCTGGGCCATCATTGGAGCCGGAGATGTGGCAGAAATAAAGAGCGGACCGGCATTTCAAAAAGCCGATAGATCAGAACTGAAAGCGGTGATGAGACGAAATCCTGCCAAGGCGGAGGATTTTGCCCGCAGGCATGGAGTGCCTTCCTGGTACTCCACGGTGGAGGACGTTCTTAGCCGGGAGGATATAAACAGTATTTATATCGCGACTCCTCCCTCATCCCACAAAGACTTGGCCATACGGGCTCTTGAGGCAGGTAAAGATGTTTATTTAGAGAAGCCTGTATGCCTTACAGAAGCCGAATGTCGTGAAATTCAGCCCGTGCTGGAGTCCAGCGGGAGAAAACTCGTTGTGGCTCACTACCGCAGGGGGCTTGGTGCTTTTTTAAAGGTGAAGGAATTGCTGGATTCCGGAGCCATCGGAACTGTCCAGTTTGTCAATATAAGAGTGTTTCAAAAAGAGGAATCGGAGATCATGACCGTGACCGAAGATCATTGGCGGGTGAATCCCGAAGTCTCAGGAGGAGGCTTGTTTCATGATATTGGACCCCATCAGATAGACTTGATGCTCTATTACTTTGGAGAAGTCCGTGAGGTTCGTGGATATTCCACCAATCGGTCTGCTAAGAATCCTGCGGATGACTTTGTTGCGGCCCATATCCTTTTTGATTCTGGAATTCCTTTGGAGGGCCTTTGGTCTTTCTGTATTGATGACATGAATCAGGGAAGTGATCTCTGCGAGATTTATGGCTCTGAAGGGGTTATTCGTTTCTCGTTCTTTGGGGACAAGGTTTCCCTGGTGCGCGGATCAGATGAACATATTTTTTCTTTTGATAACCCTGTGAATATTCAGCAGCCTATGATTCAGAAAACAGTAGACTACTTCCAGGGGCTTGGTCCCAATCCCTGTTCTCTCGAAGAAGGAATGAAGTGCATGGCCATCCTCGATGCGGTGACATCCTGA
- a CDS encoding pentapeptide repeat-containing protein: MDRSLKAVELLCRNPNRPQPISNPFPTTILNNTNRVYTILRTMQNLNDPDMEDWEDEFFENIILTHSDLSGKTFQDCQFKSCRISDSLLRGSSFRNCLFEECELTLLKVDNAGFSNCQFTESMLQGINFSECNTPLFYPDFEKCEIRHCFFSNMDLKKKVFRDSKFQDCEFFRIDFREADFSRTAFSETPFSECDLRKANFTEARGYTIQPEQNKLRGAVFSYPDVTALLAPLGIVIKD, from the coding sequence TTGGACAGATCATTAAAAGCAGTCGAACTGTTGTGCAGGAATCCTAACCGGCCACAGCCCATCAGTAACCCCTTTCCAACCACTATATTGAACAATACAAATCGCGTGTATACAATCCTGAGAACGATGCAGAACCTCAATGACCCTGACATGGAAGACTGGGAGGATGAATTCTTTGAGAATATCATCCTGACCCATAGTGATCTCTCCGGAAAGACCTTCCAGGACTGTCAGTTTAAATCCTGCCGCATCAGCGACAGTCTCCTCAGGGGGAGCAGTTTTAGAAACTGCCTGTTTGAAGAGTGCGAACTGACTCTTCTAAAAGTAGACAATGCCGGATTCAGCAATTGCCAGTTTACGGAGTCTATGCTGCAGGGAATCAACTTTTCGGAGTGTAACACCCCCCTATTCTACCCGGATTTTGAGAAGTGCGAGATCCGTCACTGCTTTTTCAGCAACATGGATCTTAAAAAGAAAGTCTTTAGGGATTCCAAATTCCAGGACTGTGAGTTTTTCAGAATTGATTTCAGAGAGGCTGATTTTTCGAGAACGGCATTCAGCGAGACTCCCTTCAGTGAATGCGACCTGAGAAAAGCCAACTTTACCGAAGCCAGAGGTTACACCATCCAACCAGAGCAAAACAAACTCAGGGGGGCCGTCTTCAGCTACCCCGATGTGACCGCACTATTGGCCCCCCTGGGGATTGTGATCAAGGATTAA
- a CDS encoding DDE-type integrase/transposase/recombinase produces MTYVNIPGGIVYVVAIIDLYSRKILSLNVSNTMDTVFGMDALMQAIMGYGLPKIFNTDQGCQFTSNEFTSLLEGEMVRISMDGKVVLWIIFTLKNFRKVFIEVF; encoded by the coding sequence ATCACCTATGTAAATATTCCCGGTGGAATAGTCTATGTCGTTGCAATCATAGACTTGTATAGCCGGAAGATATTATCCTTGAATGTCAGCAACACGATGGATACAGTATTTGGAATGGACGCTTTGATGCAGGCCATAATGGGATATGGATTGCCTAAGATATTTAATACAGATCAAGGTTGCCAATTCACTAGTAATGAATTCACATCCCTCCTGGAAGGAGAAATGGTTCGTATCAGCATGGATGGAAAAGTCGTGCTTTGGATAATATTTACATTGAAAAATTTTCGTAAAGTTTTTATTGAAGTATTTTAA
- a CDS encoding D-lyxose/D-mannose family sugar isomerase translates to MTRSKINQIIKESIQFFEKMNFMLPPFAHFSKNDWVENISRYKEILDLQLGWDITDFGHDNFEEEGLLLFTLRNGRLGDSVYSKSYAEKIMIVQENQYTPMHYHWVKMEDIINRGGGNLLIKFYMADENDQFSPENIVLSIDGSETVITAGETVSLKPGESVTIPRKVFHTFWGEEGKGPVLVGEVSMVNDDSSDNNFFKAVGRFPKIEENEQPYRLIGSDYSHILAMESWS, encoded by the coding sequence GTGACACGCTCAAAAATAAATCAAATAATAAAAGAATCCATACAGTTTTTTGAAAAAATGAACTTTATGTTACCACCTTTTGCCCATTTTTCTAAGAATGATTGGGTAGAAAATATTAGCAGGTACAAAGAAATACTGGACCTACAGCTGGGTTGGGATATTACAGACTTTGGTCATGACAATTTTGAGGAAGAGGGATTGCTTCTTTTTACTTTGAGAAATGGTAGACTTGGTGATTCAGTCTATAGTAAATCTTATGCTGAAAAAATTATGATTGTTCAGGAAAATCAATATACTCCTATGCATTACCACTGGGTTAAAATGGAAGATATTATAAACAGGGGAGGGGGAAATCTACTTATTAAATTTTATATGGCTGACGAAAATGATCAATTTTCTCCTGAGAATATTGTCTTGAGTATTGATGGTTCTGAGACAGTCATTACAGCTGGAGAAACAGTAAGTCTTAAACCTGGAGAGAGTGTTACCATTCCCCGGAAAGTATTTCATACATTCTGGGGTGAAGAAGGCAAAGGTCCTGTACTAGTTGGAGAGGTTTCAATGGTCAATGACGATAGTAGTGATAATAATTTTTTTAAAGCTGTCGGTCGATTTCCTAAAATTGAAGAAAATGAACAGCCATATCGTTTAATCGGGTCAGATTATAGTCATATACTTGCGATGGAGTCATGGTCATGA
- a CDS encoding mannitol-1-phosphate 5-dehydrogenase: MSKEVLIFGAGNIGRSFITPIFLDAGYTVYLADINTKLITSLKKAGQYNIRICSNEEETIRIVQGFHPVALSNKEALFPLLMRIPLMVTSVGLAGLEAVSKLIAETLSGRINNEKEYIPLDIILAENLRNASSFCHGKILESLSGSFPVESHLGLVETSIGKMVPLRTEQDIIQDSLGMKAEPYNTLILDKDGFIGPIPQSPCIQLVSPIKPWVDRKLFIHNLGHAAAAYLGRQYFPNETYLAPLMKDKDFVEEIRNVMTEGANILLSEYPEVFTIKDLTDHIDDLLTRFSNTSLGDTVQRVGRDLSRKLSGNDRIVGAMAEAVQRNLPIKNICRVYLAALSFEQVNQDSEDYKIFTIYKEEGLEAVYTDKSCVGDFSPAVYKKILDELKRIEAH; the protein is encoded by the coding sequence ATGAGTAAAGAAGTATTGATTTTTGGGGCGGGTAATATTGGCCGTTCATTCATCACCCCAATCTTCCTTGATGCAGGTTATACAGTTTATTTAGCCGATATTAATACTAAATTAATTACGTCCCTGAAAAAAGCTGGGCAATACAATATTAGAATATGTTCCAATGAGGAAGAAACTATCCGAATTGTTCAAGGATTTCATCCTGTTGCATTATCTAATAAAGAGGCTCTTTTTCCCCTGTTAATGAGAATCCCTCTAATGGTTACATCAGTAGGATTAGCTGGCCTTGAAGCCGTGTCTAAGCTTATTGCAGAGACCCTCTCTGGACGAATCAATAATGAGAAAGAATATATACCGCTAGATATTATTCTTGCAGAAAATCTTAGGAATGCATCCTCTTTTTGTCATGGAAAGATCCTTGAATCTCTTAGTGGATCTTTTCCTGTTGAGAGTCATTTAGGTCTTGTAGAAACCAGTATTGGAAAGATGGTTCCCCTACGGACAGAACAAGATATAATACAGGACTCTTTGGGTATGAAGGCTGAGCCATATAATACATTAATCTTGGATAAAGATGGATTTATCGGGCCTATACCGCAATCTCCCTGCATTCAACTAGTTTCACCTATAAAGCCTTGGGTTGATCGAAAGTTGTTTATTCACAATTTGGGGCATGCAGCGGCAGCCTACCTTGGGAGACAGTATTTTCCTAACGAGACTTATCTAGCACCTCTTATGAAAGATAAGGACTTTGTTGAAGAAATTCGAAATGTTATGACAGAAGGGGCAAATATTTTACTCAGTGAGTATCCGGAAGTTTTCACTATTAAGGATCTTACAGATCATATTGACGATTTGCTAACTCGTTTTTCAAATACCTCGCTTGGTGATACTGTTCAGAGAGTTGGTAGAGATTTATCCAGGAAACTTTCCGGGAATGATCGTATTGTGGGCGCTATGGCTGAGGCTGTTCAAAGAAACCTTCCAATTAAAAATATCTGTCGTGTTTATCTGGCGGCACTATCATTTGAGCAAGTTAATCAGGATAGTGAAGATTATAAAATCTTTACTATCTATAAAGAAGAAGGTTTAGAAGCTGTTTATACAGATAAATCCTGTGTAGGTGATTTTTCACCGGCTGTTTATAAAAAAATCTTAGATGAACTCAAGAGGATCGAAGCGCATTAA
- a CDS encoding GH36-type glycosyl hydrolase domain-containing protein: protein MKYGFFDDHNREYVITSPATPYPWINYLGSHDFFSLLSNTAGGYSFFRDARLRRLTRYRYNNVPIDTGGRYFYIKEGETLWNPGWKPVKTELDSYECRHGMGYSRITGMKNQLEAETTFLVPSDGSTVEMQKLMLRNTASETKTFQLYSFMEFCLWNAWDDQTNFQRNFSTGEVEVHGPTIYHKTEFRERRNHYAWYHASETPQGFDTDRETFTGLYSSYENPDQVIKGTSGNSLASGWSPIASHRFDITLKAGEEKALVFLLGYTEVDPAEKWESPGKINRTPAEKLQEDYGNVAAFDKALEELQIHWQNLLSRFSVSTPDEKVNRMVNTWNQYQCTVTYNMARSASYFESGIGRGIGFRDTSQDMLGCVHQFPERVKTRLLDVASTQFSDGSAYHQFQPLTKKGNADVGGDFNDDPLWLIMGICRYIKETGDFSILDEKVAFDDVPGVPETIATHLERSFSFTQNNLGPHGLPLIGRADWNDCLNLNCFSENPDDSFQTTTNKKGDTAESLMIAGMFSYIGEEYAQLLEQIGQSEAALKARQAVLKMNTAVENAGWDGEWFLRAYDALGAKVGSKENKDGQIFIESQGFCSMARIGESKGWPRKALDSVEKKLATDHGIMILQPAYQEYHLELGEVSSYPPGYKENAGIFCHNNPWVMIGEAMEKQGDKVFDYYSRICPAFREDISDIHRTEPYVYSQMIAGKDAANHGEAKNSWLTGTASWNFVVISQWILGLRPHWQGLEIDPCIPSNWPEFRASRVFRNNRYNVIVRNPEGVNSGIKTILVNGEEFKSGILPLKESFTQWEVVVTLG, encoded by the coding sequence ATGAAGTATGGTTTTTTTGATGACCACAACCGCGAATATGTTATTACCAGTCCTGCCACCCCCTACCCCTGGATCAACTATCTGGGTAGCCATGATTTCTTTTCCCTCCTGTCTAATACTGCCGGAGGATACAGTTTTTTCAGAGATGCCAGACTGAGGAGACTCACCCGCTACCGTTACAATAATGTCCCCATCGATACAGGAGGCCGCTACTTCTATATCAAGGAAGGAGAGACTCTCTGGAATCCGGGATGGAAACCTGTTAAAACAGAACTTGATAGTTACGAATGCCGTCACGGAATGGGATACTCCCGTATCACAGGGATGAAGAATCAACTGGAAGCGGAAACAACCTTCCTAGTGCCCTCAGATGGCAGCACAGTAGAAATGCAGAAATTGATGCTCCGCAACACCGCTAGTGAGACAAAGACATTCCAGCTCTACTCCTTTATGGAGTTTTGCCTTTGGAACGCCTGGGATGATCAAACCAACTTTCAAAGGAATTTCAGCACAGGAGAAGTGGAGGTCCATGGGCCTACCATCTATCATAAGACAGAATTCAGAGAGAGACGAAACCATTATGCCTGGTATCATGCCAGTGAAACACCCCAGGGATTCGATACAGACAGAGAAACCTTTACAGGGCTCTATAGCAGCTATGAAAATCCCGACCAGGTCATAAAGGGTACCAGCGGCAACAGCCTTGCCTCAGGATGGTCTCCTATAGCCTCCCATCGTTTTGATATTACCCTGAAGGCAGGAGAAGAAAAAGCACTCGTTTTTCTCTTAGGTTACACCGAGGTTGATCCTGCAGAGAAATGGGAGAGTCCTGGAAAAATCAACAGGACTCCCGCCGAGAAGTTGCAGGAAGACTATGGCAACGTGGCCGCCTTTGATAAGGCTCTGGAGGAACTGCAGATCCATTGGCAGAACCTTCTGTCCCGGTTCAGCGTGTCTACACCGGATGAAAAAGTCAACCGCATGGTCAACACATGGAACCAGTACCAGTGTACTGTGACCTACAATATGGCCCGAAGCGCCTCATACTTTGAGTCTGGAATCGGTCGGGGAATCGGCTTTAGAGACACCAGCCAGGACATGCTGGGATGCGTTCATCAGTTTCCGGAAAGGGTGAAGACCAGACTCCTGGATGTAGCCTCAACACAGTTTTCTGACGGGAGTGCCTACCACCAATTCCAACCCCTGACCAAGAAGGGAAATGCCGATGTGGGGGGAGATTTCAACGATGACCCTCTGTGGCTCATCATGGGTATCTGTCGTTACATCAAGGAAACGGGAGATTTTTCCATCCTGGACGAAAAGGTAGCTTTTGATGATGTCCCCGGGGTTCCCGAAACAATAGCCACCCATCTGGAACGGTCTTTCTCCTTCACTCAGAACAACCTGGGGCCCCATGGATTGCCTCTGATTGGCAGGGCCGACTGGAATGACTGTTTGAATCTCAACTGCTTTTCAGAAAATCCGGATGACTCCTTTCAAACCACCACAAACAAGAAAGGAGATACTGCCGAATCTTTGATGATTGCCGGAATGTTCTCCTATATTGGCGAAGAGTATGCCCAACTTCTGGAACAGATAGGACAATCCGAAGCGGCTCTCAAGGCAAGACAGGCTGTACTCAAAATGAACACCGCTGTTGAAAACGCAGGCTGGGACGGTGAATGGTTCCTTAGGGCCTATGATGCCCTGGGTGCTAAGGTCGGCAGTAAAGAGAATAAAGACGGCCAGATCTTCATTGAGAGCCAGGGATTCTGCTCCATGGCCCGCATTGGTGAAAGCAAGGGGTGGCCCCGTAAAGCCTTGGACTCGGTGGAGAAAAAGTTGGCTACAGATCACGGTATTATGATCCTCCAGCCGGCTTACCAGGAGTATCATTTGGAATTGGGAGAAGTCTCATCCTATCCGCCGGGATACAAAGAAAATGCGGGAATTTTCTGCCACAACAATCCCTGGGTCATGATTGGGGAAGCCATGGAAAAACAGGGGGACAAAGTCTTTGATTATTACAGCCGAATCTGCCCGGCCTTCCGGGAAGATATCAGCGATATTCATAGAACAGAACCCTATGTCTATTCTCAGATGATTGCCGGGAAGGATGCCGCAAACCATGGAGAGGCCAAAAACTCATGGCTCACAGGAACAGCCTCCTGGAATTTTGTAGTCATCAGTCAGTGGATACTGGGGCTCCGACCTCACTGGCAGGGGCTGGAAATTGATCCCTGCATCCCCAGCAACTGGCCCGAGTTTAGAGCCTCCAGGGTTTTCAGAAACAATCGTTACAATGTCATTGTAAGAAATCCAGAGGGGGTAAACTCTGGGATAAAAACAATATTGGTAAACGGTGAAGAATTCAAATCCGGTATTCTACCCCTCAAGGAATCTTTTACCCAATGGGAAGTTGTAGTAACTCTGGGATGA
- a CDS encoding carbohydrate kinase family protein: MRISGAGCCLYDYLYKHISFNAQSFRDFLSITPGDGGVTPGELVFAENLSEYKNSSVESCIEQITNGQDPDTVNLGGPALVSLVHSAQMLPSEWEIILYSCLGDDAESKRLQKDMSGFSLHFHSNIAIGLPVPSTIVLSDPEWNEGSGERTFINTLGSAMAFSPDMIDDNFFNSDIFVWGGTALVPPLHDSLGTLTRKARERNGFNIVGTVYDFRNQATDPEGPWPLGTHEESAYPWIDILITDKEEAHRLSMTDSVADAADYFLGQGCGACIITQGNDRIYVKTGSDKFIPINGKKFPVSQWVNEDLRLHPEKRGDTTGCGDNFMGGIIVSIARQISKKTSELIDLEDSIIEGVSAGGFALYQMGGVYTETEQGYKKTRINEIKSHYREQIS; encoded by the coding sequence ATGAGAATTAGTGGAGCTGGTTGTTGTCTCTATGATTACTTATATAAGCACATTTCATTCAATGCTCAGAGTTTCCGTGATTTTCTGTCAATAACTCCAGGGGATGGAGGGGTCACTCCTGGTGAACTTGTTTTTGCTGAAAATTTATCAGAATATAAGAACTCTTCTGTTGAGTCCTGTATAGAACAAATAACAAATGGTCAGGATCCTGATACTGTAAATTTGGGTGGTCCTGCATTAGTTTCGTTGGTTCACAGTGCCCAGATGCTCCCCTCTGAATGGGAGATCATTCTTTATTCCTGTCTGGGAGATGATGCGGAATCAAAAAGGCTTCAAAAAGATATGTCAGGGTTCTCTTTGCATTTTCATTCAAATATTGCGATAGGACTGCCAGTTCCATCTACCATAGTACTATCTGATCCAGAATGGAATGAAGGTTCAGGTGAGCGAACTTTTATTAACACATTAGGAAGTGCAATGGCATTTTCTCCTGATATGATTGATGATAATTTTTTCAACAGTGATATCTTTGTCTGGGGGGGAACTGCCCTTGTCCCTCCCTTACATGACAGTCTGGGCACACTGACAAGAAAAGCAAGAGAACGTAACGGATTCAACATCGTTGGAACTGTTTATGATTTTCGTAATCAGGCTACAGATCCTGAAGGTCCTTGGCCATTGGGGACTCATGAAGAGTCTGCCTATCCTTGGATTGACATCCTTATTACGGATAAAGAAGAAGCTCATCGGCTTTCTATGACAGACAGTGTTGCTGATGCTGCTGATTACTTTCTAGGTCAGGGTTGTGGAGCCTGTATTATAACTCAGGGTAATGATAGAATTTATGTTAAAACTGGATCGGATAAATTTATTCCCATAAATGGAAAAAAATTTCCAGTGAGTCAATGGGTTAACGAAGACCTTAGACTCCATCCTGAAAAAAGAGGCGATACAACAGGCTGTGGTGATAACTTTATGGGAGGTATTATTGTTTCTATTGCCAGGCAGATCTCTAAAAAAACATCTGAATTAATTGATCTTGAAGATTCAATCATTGAGGGAGTCAGTGCTGGAGGCTTTGCTTTATATCAGATGGGTGGTGTCTATACAGAAACAGAACAAGGCTATAAAAAGACAAGAATTAATGAGATAAAGAGTCATTATAGGGAGCAGATTTCATGA
- a CDS encoding ROK family protein: MRMTWSQGKMATQNQINNINMSRILRFLWMNRGSSRALMCRELGLNKSTVTKNVQILLDKGIAEEIEEGESSPLGGRPPVALGIRQDFCYVLGIEFQTEYYHGVISNAWGQVVFTQSGKLADSDSSLLEYFLCVLDELKPALAEYKVAGIALGLPGVVDTKEGTVCYSMAFGIDSPLPFVEAASRAAGIPVLIENDANCCCWGDLADQKASREENSLFLLTEFRDVDVRSPGLQSLAVGVGLVLRGQVHTGRDYSAGEYTSVFKNRDGSGQFSIEPSELSNLWSNPVQLRLIVQEISRTISFLVNILNLTRVVVGGVLCDTDSLVKEALRTCINESWPYSNQVECQIEFSDLGESTVAHGATAFFLEQLFGLPDLEERTERGWQFILSHPFLIRKGSD, encoded by the coding sequence ATGAGAATGACTTGGAGTCAAGGGAAAATGGCCACACAGAATCAAATCAATAATATCAATATGTCCAGAATCCTCCGATTTCTCTGGATGAATCGTGGTTCCTCCCGTGCTCTGATGTGCCGTGAATTGGGTCTTAATAAGTCAACTGTCACCAAAAATGTCCAAATTCTCCTCGATAAGGGAATTGCAGAAGAAATTGAAGAAGGGGAATCCTCTCCCTTGGGAGGCAGACCTCCTGTGGCGTTGGGTATCCGTCAGGATTTCTGCTATGTTCTGGGGATCGAATTCCAGACGGAGTATTACCATGGGGTTATCAGCAATGCCTGGGGACAAGTTGTGTTTACTCAATCAGGAAAACTTGCGGACTCAGATTCTTCTCTTCTTGAATATTTTCTGTGTGTTTTGGATGAGTTGAAACCCGCTTTGGCTGAATACAAGGTTGCCGGAATCGCCTTGGGCCTGCCGGGCGTTGTGGATACAAAAGAGGGGACTGTCTGTTATTCCATGGCCTTTGGCATCGACTCTCCTCTACCTTTTGTTGAAGCCGCTTCTAGAGCCGCCGGTATTCCTGTTTTGATAGAAAATGATGCTAACTGCTGCTGCTGGGGAGATCTGGCCGATCAAAAAGCAAGCAGGGAAGAAAACAGCCTGTTCCTTCTTACGGAATTCCGTGATGTGGATGTTCGGTCTCCGGGGCTTCAAAGTCTGGCCGTGGGTGTCGGTCTTGTTTTAAGAGGGCAGGTTCATACCGGAAGAGACTATTCTGCAGGGGAGTATACAAGTGTTTTTAAAAACAGGGACGGGTCCGGTCAGTTTTCCATTGAACCTTCTGAATTGAGTAATCTCTGGAGTAATCCTGTCCAGCTTAGATTAATCGTGCAGGAAATTAGCCGGACAATTTCATTTCTTGTTAATATTTTAAATTTGACCCGGGTCGTTGTGGGTGGTGTTCTTTGTGATACCGACTCCCTTGTCAAAGAGGCCTTAAGAACTTGCATCAATGAGTCATGGCCCTATTCTAACCAGGTCGAATGCCAGATTGAATTTTCTGATTTGGGTGAGAGTACAGTTGCCCATGGAGCCACAGCCTTCTTTTTGGAACAGCTATTCGGGCTTCCCGATCTCGAAGAGAGAACCGAGCGGGGCTGGCAATTCATTCTTTCTCATCCCTTTTTGATTCGTAAGGGAAGTGATTAG
- a CDS encoding metallophosphoesterase family protein, with protein MIKKITIAALLGFPLIFLSCGQSSEVRPFSLGKAQSPVKYPELDIDNELYSSLSEKDLFLKGRSKIAHVSDVHHYARSLYDPASAGFEEFSRNNEGRTVLYTTEMMEILKADLLSRGVSTLLLSGDLSVLGTRATHEEMADILGGFEDDGIHVFITTGNHDINNPRAFRIVGSGTESVPSVTPEEFREIYEDFGFNEALLNDPTSLSYLVALEDDVLLLSLDSSYYQDNYHWGYSVARGGFNPEQYDFVLEALKRAEGKRVIMMSHHNLLRHYEIGLDLSNFMVNDENRMLNLLMDHGVKIGLSGHIHKSDIKEYLRGDNSFYGLTTGSLQIYPHSYRLIGWDDEELYISTADLRDNMLRDGQQAILNYNRDIGIARSYTGRYERLLEDASEEDARLMAEYFFLVNLYAQQGLEAYLPSSILQSGGLELLMASGNRMSGFARSLPLDSYPDDRNFRLKW; from the coding sequence ATGATCAAAAAAATAACAATTGCAGCTCTTCTGGGATTTCCTTTAATATTTCTCTCTTGCGGACAATCTTCTGAGGTCCGGCCATTCTCATTGGGAAAGGCACAGAGTCCTGTGAAATATCCCGAGTTGGATATAGATAATGAGCTGTATTCTTCTCTCAGTGAAAAAGATCTGTTTTTGAAAGGGCGCTCCAAGATCGCCCATGTTTCAGACGTTCATCATTATGCAAGGTCTCTCTACGATCCAGCTTCTGCGGGTTTTGAAGAGTTCTCACGGAATAACGAGGGCAGGACTGTCCTCTACACTACGGAAATGATGGAGATTCTTAAGGCTGATCTACTCAGCCGAGGGGTCAGTACTCTTCTTCTTTCAGGAGACCTCTCTGTTTTGGGAACAAGAGCCACACATGAAGAGATGGCTGACATTCTAGGAGGATTTGAAGACGATGGAATTCATGTCTTCATTACCACAGGAAACCATGACATCAATAATCCCAGAGCCTTTCGCATCGTTGGTTCGGGCACCGAGAGTGTCCCTAGTGTGACCCCTGAGGAATTCAGGGAGATTTACGAAGACTTCGGGTTTAATGAAGCCCTTCTGAATGATCCTACGAGTCTTTCATATTTGGTGGCTCTGGAGGACGATGTATTACTCCTGTCTCTGGACAGCTCCTATTATCAGGACAACTATCACTGGGGTTACAGTGTTGCCCGGGGCGGCTTTAATCCTGAACAGTATGACTTTGTTCTTGAGGCTCTCAAGAGGGCAGAGGGGAAACGTGTCATCATGATGTCTCATCATAACCTGCTGAGGCACTATGAAATTGGTCTCGATTTGAGCAACTTTATGGTCAATGATGAGAACAGGATGCTGAATCTCCTGATGGATCATGGAGTGAAAATCGGTTTATCGGGTCATATACACAAGAGTGATATTAAGGAGTATCTGAGAGGAGACAACTCTTTTTACGGGTTGACCACAGGGTCTCTCCAGATATATCCCCACTCCTATCGTCTCATTGGCTGGGATGATGAAGAACTCTATATCTCCACAGCCGATTTAAGAGACAATATGCTCCGTGACGGCCAACAAGCTATTCTGAATTACAATAGAGATATTGGAATAGCCCGGTCCTACACAGGCCGGTATGAACGCCTGCTGGAGGATGCCTCCGAGGAGGACGCCCGCCTGATGGCAGAGTATTTTTTTCTTGTGAACCTCTATGCGCAGCAGGGACTGGAGGCCTATCTCCCCTCATCCATACTTCAATCCGGAGGGTTGGAACTTCTGATGGCCTCGGGGAACCGTATGAGCGGTTTTGCCCGAAGTCTGCCCCTGGATAGCTATCCCGATGACAGGAACTTCAGGCTCAAATGGTAA
- a CDS encoding manganese efflux pump MntP family protein, with amino-acid sequence MNFITLIFTALALSMDAFAASLSCGCTMDNFKHNHCLLTASLFGLFQGAMPLAGWWGASLFSGSWLDAYGHWISFALLAFIGGKMIWESLHPEGVCPDPEDSFKLTNLLTLSVATSIDALAVGISLSFLGSGIYFEAAVIAAVTFGISYLGVHAGHRLSHLFGERMETVGGIILILIGTTIVLDHSPLL; translated from the coding sequence TTGAACTTTATAACATTGATATTCACAGCCTTAGCCCTCTCCATGGATGCCTTTGCTGCGTCCCTAAGCTGCGGATGCACCATGGATAATTTCAAACACAATCACTGCCTTCTCACTGCATCCCTGTTTGGCCTGTTTCAGGGAGCCATGCCTCTAGCCGGCTGGTGGGGAGCATCCCTGTTTTCGGGGTCATGGCTTGATGCCTATGGTCACTGGATATCTTTTGCCTTATTGGCTTTCATTGGTGGTAAAATGATATGGGAGAGCCTTCATCCTGAAGGCGTATGCCCCGATCCAGAGGACTCTTTTAAACTGACCAATCTTCTGACTTTGTCAGTGGCTACCAGCATCGATGCTCTGGCCGTCGGCATCAGTCTCTCATTCCTTGGATCAGGGATTTACTTTGAAGCAGCTGTTATCGCGGCGGTAACCTTTGGTATCTCCTATTTGGGAGTACATGCCGGTCATCGGCTGAGCCATCTCTTTGGCGAAAGGATGGAAACAGTAGGAGGTATCATCCTCATACTGATCGGAACCACTATTGTTCTAGATCATTCACCCTTACTATAG